A stretch of Paenibacillus sp. URB8-2 DNA encodes these proteins:
- a CDS encoding acyltransferase family protein — MRVNLVKHESRASTLFDLIRFMVALMVVVFHGGVELVPGYEAVMVFFVLSGLFISSSVVKQISENRWSWKVYLVNRLSRLWVVLIPALFLALFWAKLRIGIFGNEEKFVRGLGSDIFLGNMFFLQGIFTPVFALNGPLWSLAYEFWYYILFPCIVHIFYAPKKSTKALYLAFVVLLLFFLGKEILIYFPVWLLGSLVVLIKPLLILKKLHRKLIIFAAALFTFLSINLLYIIFQTNHALDSEVQLFIDYLVAFSFSVLCYVIMSLYNDNREDKSLKIPQLCKYLAGFSYTLYLTHYPILHFVRDYTLSPDFDLNLSSLVSMLVINPLILLTVILYALLISRYTEKHTNKVRQFVLKNLKREKYLKQDATL, encoded by the coding sequence GTGAGAGTAAACCTGGTAAAGCATGAGAGTAGAGCTTCAACTTTATTTGATTTGATTAGATTTATGGTGGCCCTAATGGTTGTGGTATTTCATGGAGGGGTTGAATTAGTGCCTGGATACGAAGCGGTAATGGTTTTTTTTGTTTTAAGTGGTCTTTTTATATCCTCAAGTGTCGTTAAACAAATATCGGAAAACCGTTGGTCATGGAAGGTTTACCTTGTTAACAGGCTTTCACGACTTTGGGTTGTGCTAATACCTGCATTATTTTTAGCACTATTTTGGGCTAAATTGAGAATAGGTATATTCGGGAATGAAGAGAAATTTGTACGAGGATTAGGGTCAGATATCTTTTTAGGAAATATGTTTTTCTTACAGGGAATATTTACCCCTGTGTTCGCTCTAAATGGACCCTTATGGAGTTTAGCTTATGAGTTTTGGTATTATATTTTATTTCCTTGTATTGTTCATATTTTTTATGCTCCAAAAAAATCAACTAAGGCATTATATTTGGCTTTTGTTGTGCTACTTTTATTTTTTCTTGGTAAAGAAATTTTGATATATTTTCCAGTATGGCTGTTAGGCTCACTAGTAGTACTAATAAAACCTTTATTGATACTAAAAAAGCTTCATAGGAAACTGATTATTTTTGCAGCTGCTTTATTCACTTTCTTGTCAATAAACTTGTTATATATAATCTTTCAAACAAATCACGCATTGGACTCAGAGGTTCAGTTGTTCATTGATTATTTAGTAGCATTTTCATTTTCCGTTTTATGTTATGTTATTATGTCCTTGTATAACGATAACAGGGAGGATAAATCACTAAAAATTCCTCAGTTATGTAAGTACCTTGCGGGTTTTTCTTATACACTATACCTTACTCACTACCCTATTTTGCATTTTGTTCGAGACTATACTTTGTCACCCGACTTTGACCTTAATTTGAGTTCTTTGGTAAGTATGCTTGTGATAAATCCATTAATACTATTGACGGTAATACTTTACGCTTTATTGATTTCTCGATACACCGAAAAACATACAAATAAGGTAAGACAATTTGTACTAAAAAATTTAAAAAGAGAAAAATATCTTAAACAAGATGCTACTTTGTAG
- a CDS encoding phage holin family protein: MVNQLRHFFTTIFTAAVGSGPREIAVGGSSVIAGLLAMAAGWLGGYDKPLQFLVVLMLADYASGLAGAFKTKTVSSDIMFWGGVRKATVLFVVGLAALVDDWVQPGAPVFRAAAIMFYIGREGLSVVENFGVIGVPLPDKLRDYLLQLNQDKARNNPAKPEHPDNKPGNDQSA, encoded by the coding sequence ATGGTCAATCAACTGCGTCATTTCTTTACTACAATTTTTACAGCAGCGGTAGGATCGGGGCCGCGGGAGATCGCCGTAGGCGGCAGCAGCGTGATAGCGGGCTTGCTGGCGATGGCCGCAGGCTGGCTTGGCGGATACGACAAGCCATTGCAGTTCCTCGTCGTGCTCATGCTGGCTGACTACGCAAGCGGGTTGGCCGGAGCGTTCAAGACCAAGACGGTATCATCGGACATTATGTTCTGGGGCGGCGTCCGCAAGGCGACCGTCCTTTTTGTTGTCGGCCTCGCCGCGCTGGTTGATGATTGGGTGCAGCCGGGCGCGCCAGTGTTCAGGGCGGCGGCGATCATGTTTTATATTGGACGCGAGGGGTTAAGCGTAGTCGAAAATTTTGGCGTGATCGGCGTGCCGCTGCCGGACAAGCTGCGGGATTACCTCCTGCAACTCAACCAGGACAAGGCCCGCAATAACCCGGCCAAGCCGGAACATCCGGACAACAAACCTGGCAATGACCAAAGCGCATAG
- a CDS encoding M15 family metallopeptidase, translating into MTLTLEQVKSKSAKRLLGLAPVVLAAALLWIERCYTRRGVAVIITQGLRTCAEQDALYALGRTVPGDIVTNARGGESNHNFGYAIDFALLLEDGRTVSWDTLRDADIDSLPDWSEAIDEAEICGFKSGAKWRTFKDMPHLEMTFGLSTADFRAGKRPIAPQVNAVFSQLTKLKEADELSAEDKKRLDTLEAAIAELGESRDVLKKSVLEQGNTIDKVVDRVAGLERRAALPTVPVWADKAVKAAHDAGLIDMPNGGSVDLYRILTVLYRAGLLAIDEED; encoded by the coding sequence GTGACATTAACACTTGAACAAGTAAAGAGTAAATCAGCCAAGCGGCTGTTGGGACTCGCGCCCGTCGTGCTGGCGGCGGCTTTGCTCTGGATAGAGCGGTGCTATACGCGGCGTGGTGTCGCGGTGATTATTACGCAAGGCTTGCGTACCTGCGCCGAGCAGGACGCGCTCTACGCCCTGGGGCGGACCGTGCCAGGTGACATTGTCACGAACGCCAGAGGCGGGGAGAGCAATCACAACTTTGGGTACGCTATCGACTTTGCACTACTGCTGGAGGATGGCCGAACCGTGTCCTGGGATACGCTCCGGGACGCGGATATAGACAGCCTGCCGGACTGGTCTGAAGCGATTGACGAAGCGGAGATTTGCGGATTCAAGTCCGGGGCCAAGTGGCGGACATTCAAGGACATGCCGCATCTTGAAATGACGTTCGGATTATCAACGGCAGATTTTCGAGCAGGCAAGCGGCCGATAGCGCCCCAGGTTAACGCCGTATTTTCGCAACTCACTAAACTTAAGGAGGCGGACGAATTGAGTGCAGAGGATAAGAAGCGTCTGGACACACTGGAGGCGGCCATAGCTGAGCTTGGCGAGAGCCGGGACGTGCTGAAGAAGTCGGTCCTGGAGCAAGGCAACACAATCGACAAGGTGGTGGACCGGGTGGCCGGGTTGGAGCGCCGCGCAGCGCTACCTACAGTTCCAGTGTGGGCAGACAAGGCCGTGAAAGCCGCGCATGACGCTGGGCTGATCGACATGCCAAACGGCGGCAGCGTGGACCTGTACCGGATTCTGACTGTGTTGTACCGTGCGGGGCTACTGGCCATAGACGAGGAGGATTAA
- a CDS encoding holin translates to MENQNLTDVLAFASLIAVFVLAAVQLVKNTVNIPKNIIPLIGVVIGLVIGWAAAPFTDLGLTLRLWSGALAGLSATGLFELAFSKRDGTTKE, encoded by the coding sequence ATGGAAAACCAAAACCTGACTGACGTTCTGGCCTTTGCCAGTCTCATCGCCGTATTTGTGCTAGCCGCCGTACAGTTGGTCAAGAACACCGTCAACATCCCGAAGAACATCATCCCGCTGATCGGCGTTGTGATCGGCCTGGTGATCGGTTGGGCAGCTGCTCCGTTTACGGACCTTGGCCTGACGCTGCGGCTCTGGTCCGGAGCATTAGCCGGCCTGTCGGCTACGGGCCTGTTTGAGCTGGCGTTCAGCAAGCGGGACGGAACGACGAAAGAATAA
- a CDS encoding helix-turn-helix domain-containing protein has product MAKISRGRCRLRYLLARAKTSQAELSRRTGYSRQQISNWVNNREMMSYDAAATVAYALNCQMEDLYELMVLH; this is encoded by the coding sequence GTGGCTAAAATCTCCCGTGGGAGATGCCGACTGAGATACTTACTAGCAAGGGCAAAGACCTCGCAAGCGGAATTGTCTCGTAGGACAGGGTATTCCCGGCAACAGATATCTAACTGGGTGAATAACCGAGAAATGATGTCATACGATGCAGCCGCTACAGTTGCCTATGCACTAAATTGCCAAATGGAGGACTTATACGAATTAATGGTACTCCACTGA
- a CDS encoding LysR family transcriptional regulator, which produces MDIGLLKVFMAVAEEGSISKAAQTLNYVQSNVTARIQQLEQELKTPLFYRHSRGITLTSAGQTLMTYTEKILNLLEEAEKAVLDSPIPKGSITIGSDTTAAIRLPSILSAYRGKFPEVEVHLEIGLTDHLINAVLQYSVNGAFVDGPVEHPDIIQELIINERLGLIIPETMDFRGLRTIQDRTLLILNPDCMYRLQLEEWLRDEGFRLAKIMQFGTMEGLLGCVKAGIGFAVLPVSYFNKLNVKDGIRCYPFPERYREVPTVFIRRRDLYMTSAFHKFIEELKEHLPEGLACGVEASES; this is translated from the coding sequence ATGGATATTGGCCTTCTGAAGGTTTTTATGGCGGTCGCCGAGGAAGGGAGCATTTCAAAAGCGGCTCAAACTCTTAACTATGTACAATCGAATGTAACGGCAAGAATTCAGCAGCTGGAGCAGGAGCTGAAGACTCCACTCTTTTACCGGCACAGCCGGGGGATCACGCTGACTTCGGCGGGTCAGACCCTTATGACGTATACCGAGAAGATTTTAAACCTGCTGGAGGAAGCGGAGAAAGCAGTTCTGGATTCGCCAATTCCCAAGGGCTCCATTACGATTGGCTCCGATACGACGGCGGCCATACGCTTGCCCTCTATTTTATCCGCCTATCGCGGAAAATTTCCTGAGGTCGAAGTCCATCTGGAAATCGGATTAACCGATCATCTCATCAATGCCGTCCTGCAGTATTCCGTTAACGGAGCCTTTGTGGATGGGCCGGTCGAGCATCCGGACATTATTCAGGAGCTTATCATTAACGAACGTTTGGGTCTGATCATACCGGAAACGATGGATTTTCGCGGGCTCCGAACCATTCAGGACAGGACACTTCTGATCTTAAACCCAGACTGCATGTATCGGCTGCAGTTAGAAGAGTGGCTCCGGGACGAAGGCTTCCGTCTAGCCAAAATCATGCAGTTCGGAACGATGGAAGGGCTGCTGGGCTGTGTAAAAGCGGGGATCGGCTTTGCAGTGCTGCCTGTATCTTATTTTAATAAGCTGAATGTCAAGGACGGCATCCGGTGCTATCCCTTTCCGGAGAGGTACCGGGAAGTTCCGACGGTTTTTATTCGGCGGCGCGATCTGTACATGACGAGCGCCTTTCATAAATTTATCGAGGAGCTAAAGGAGCATCTGCCGGAGGGGCTGGCGTGCGGAGTCGAGGCTTCGGAATCTTAG
- a CDS encoding stalk domain-containing protein: MNSVYGSKPAFKWTAAFLLVFLVAGLIPYAGRSAAAEEASSSTVEQVVLDPGFGYRSIWETLANELYKSSPVTAYLPTRLPDSGQLYYGISSRLTQEGYAIQLYTTDKVPAAASSLPGTASPARKPGDVLMEASAGAAQSSFPHGDTLLLAKNGWAMYADSAAAGTENRKRQLVQAFSQAAKFATPLSADSKGIINVSGTGSSAVYSAYWSYGGKSGYTLVSHTTLTDFVSVLYSFRPVINLLNQADVVLLPLGMELNWQLGRTSAFLPRENKRIVLSSAPILVNGNPYFPLKDAIAFIQGHIQTVPSENAVYFSESGYYNQLKLNLKTGQVYKGSQKIATIKVRRQNGITLVPLNFLHEHLGLTFSYTSAAKTGKIQYSTWFTNNRPLKASSATLSVSVLGTGNFFYESSRIGSFGSYSYQQSKPPQGYNGRKYSMYQVSIPLLPGENEFVYRDSITGRIINTIPVNSALTAADIPFRYSGNPAYDSLTLNLKLTSSDGTDWPAGYAETSSYVDLSGVIQAGGNSFSSLRLTLRPVNGRESKAVSFPVAKDGQFSYRIKPDKGKGSYTVTLYNPPRSVPLADLAAIVSFTIVVK; encoded by the coding sequence GTGAACAGCGTTTATGGGAGCAAACCCGCTTTCAAATGGACCGCCGCGTTCCTTCTTGTGTTTCTTGTCGCCGGCCTGATTCCTTACGCAGGGAGAAGCGCAGCCGCAGAAGAAGCGTCTAGCTCAACCGTCGAACAAGTCGTGCTGGACCCCGGCTTCGGGTACCGCAGCATCTGGGAAACGTTAGCAAATGAACTGTACAAATCCAGTCCCGTGACCGCCTATCTCCCTACCCGCTTACCGGATTCCGGCCAGTTGTACTACGGCATTTCAAGCCGCCTGACACAGGAGGGCTATGCCATCCAGCTTTACACAACAGACAAGGTTCCTGCCGCCGCCAGCAGCCTGCCCGGTACGGCATCGCCTGCCAGGAAACCGGGCGACGTCTTGATGGAAGCTTCGGCCGGAGCGGCCCAATCGTCATTTCCGCATGGAGATACCCTTCTGCTTGCAAAGAACGGTTGGGCGATGTATGCCGATTCCGCCGCAGCAGGAACGGAGAACCGCAAGCGTCAGCTTGTTCAGGCTTTCTCCCAAGCGGCGAAGTTCGCGACGCCTTTGTCCGCTGATTCAAAAGGCATCATTAACGTATCGGGCACCGGCAGCAGCGCCGTTTACTCCGCGTATTGGTCTTATGGCGGCAAGTCGGGCTACACGTTGGTAAGCCATACCACCCTGACTGATTTTGTGTCGGTACTCTACAGCTTCCGGCCGGTCATTAATCTGCTGAATCAGGCGGATGTGGTGCTGCTCCCCCTCGGCATGGAACTGAACTGGCAGCTTGGACGTACATCCGCTTTTCTGCCCCGGGAAAATAAGCGAATTGTCCTAAGCAGCGCCCCCATCCTTGTGAATGGAAATCCTTATTTCCCTTTAAAAGATGCTATTGCATTTATTCAAGGGCATATACAGACCGTCCCGTCAGAGAATGCCGTGTATTTCTCGGAGAGCGGATATTACAATCAGCTTAAGCTTAATTTAAAAACCGGCCAAGTTTATAAAGGAAGCCAAAAAATCGCCACGATCAAAGTCCGCAGGCAAAACGGCATTACGCTGGTGCCGCTCAATTTTTTGCATGAGCATTTGGGGCTTACGTTCAGCTATACTTCTGCAGCTAAGACGGGCAAAATCCAATACAGCACTTGGTTCACGAACAACCGGCCCCTTAAGGCATCCAGCGCCACTCTCTCCGTGTCCGTTTTAGGAACCGGGAACTTTTTCTATGAAAGCAGCCGGATTGGCTCATTTGGTTCATACAGCTATCAACAGAGCAAGCCTCCTCAAGGCTATAACGGGCGAAAATATAGCATGTACCAGGTCAGCATTCCTCTTCTACCCGGGGAAAATGAATTCGTATACCGTGACTCTATAACCGGACGCATCATCAACACGATTCCAGTCAATTCCGCATTAACCGCGGCCGACATTCCTTTCCGCTACAGCGGCAACCCGGCCTATGACTCCTTGACCCTTAATCTGAAGCTGACCTCAAGCGACGGAACCGACTGGCCGGCGGGCTACGCCGAGACTTCCTCCTATGTCGATTTAAGCGGTGTTATACAAGCCGGAGGCAACAGCTTCTCTTCCTTGAGGCTCACTCTTCGTCCGGTTAACGGCAGAGAAAGCAAGGCCGTTAGCTTTCCGGTGGCCAAGGATGGCCAATTCTCTTACCGAATCAAGCCGGACAAGGGGAAAGGGAGCTACACCGTTACGCTGTATAATCCGCCGCGGAGCGTTCCTTTGGCCGACCTGGCCGCCATTGTCAGCTTCACCATTGTCGTAAAATAA
- the katA gene encoding catalase KatA: MSSNPKHLTTSWGAPVGDNQNSLTAGSRGPTLIQDVHLLEKLAHFNRERIPERVVHAKGAGAHGYFEVTRDISPYTKAAFLSHVGKRTPMFIRFSTVAGELGSADTVRDPRGFAVKFYTDEGNYDLVGNNTPVFFIRDAIKFPDFIHTQKRHPQTHLKNPTAVWDFWSLSPESLHQVSILMSDRGIPATLRHMHGFGSHTFKWVNAEGQAVWVKYHFKTEQGVQNMDVDVAARIAGEHPDYHTEDLFNAIANGDFPAWKLYVQIMPIEDADTYRFDPFDVTKVWSQQDYPLIEVGRMVLDRNPDNYFAEVEQATFSPGSFVPGVEASPDKMLQGRLFAYADAHRYRVGPNHNQLPINRPQCPVHNHQRDGAMAYGDNGGSSVYYEPNSFGGPKESPEHRISPFEVSGQAASVAYDHSDHYTQPGDLYRLLSEDERARLVRNIVDAMKPVERDDIKLRQIGHFYKADPEFGTRIAEGLGLSVADEV; the protein is encoded by the coding sequence ATGAGTTCAAATCCTAAGCACCTAACGACCAGCTGGGGCGCTCCGGTAGGAGACAACCAAAATTCGCTGACCGCCGGCTCGCGAGGCCCAACCTTGATCCAAGACGTCCACCTGCTTGAAAAGCTGGCCCACTTCAACAGGGAGCGCATCCCCGAACGCGTCGTTCATGCCAAAGGCGCCGGAGCTCACGGTTATTTTGAAGTCACCCGGGATATTTCCCCATATACGAAAGCGGCCTTCTTGTCGCATGTCGGCAAGCGCACGCCCATGTTCATCCGTTTCTCCACCGTTGCCGGCGAGCTGGGCTCTGCAGATACGGTCCGCGATCCGCGCGGCTTTGCCGTCAAGTTCTATACCGACGAAGGCAACTATGATCTCGTCGGCAATAATACCCCCGTCTTCTTCATACGCGACGCCATCAAGTTCCCGGACTTTATCCATACGCAGAAACGCCACCCGCAGACCCATCTGAAAAATCCGACCGCCGTCTGGGATTTCTGGTCCCTTTCTCCCGAGTCATTGCATCAAGTTAGCATTCTGATGTCCGACCGCGGTATTCCGGCGACGCTGCGCCACATGCACGGCTTCGGCAGCCATACCTTTAAATGGGTCAATGCGGAAGGCCAGGCCGTTTGGGTAAAATACCATTTCAAAACCGAGCAGGGCGTTCAGAACATGGACGTGGATGTGGCGGCCAGAATCGCCGGCGAACATCCGGATTACCATACGGAGGACTTGTTCAACGCAATCGCAAACGGCGATTTTCCGGCATGGAAGCTGTACGTGCAGATTATGCCGATCGAAGATGCGGATACGTACCGGTTCGATCCGTTCGACGTCACCAAAGTCTGGTCGCAACAAGATTATCCGCTGATCGAAGTCGGACGCATGGTCCTGGATCGCAATCCGGACAATTATTTTGCCGAAGTGGAGCAGGCCACCTTCTCCCCAGGCTCCTTCGTTCCGGGCGTCGAGGCTTCTCCCGACAAAATGCTTCAGGGCCGTCTATTCGCCTATGCCGACGCCCACCGATACCGCGTAGGCCCGAACCATAATCAGCTCCCGATCAATCGTCCGCAATGCCCGGTGCACAACCATCAGCGCGACGGCGCGATGGCCTACGGCGACAACGGCGGCTCCTCTGTGTACTACGAGCCAAACAGCTTCGGCGGACCGAAAGAGTCGCCGGAGCATAGGATTTCCCCGTTCGAGGTTTCCGGGCAAGCCGCCAGTGTCGCTTATGACCATAGCGACCACTACACCCAGCCGGGCGATCTGTACCGCCTGCTGAGTGAAGATGAGCGCGCCCGCCTTGTGCGCAATATTGTTGACGCCATGAAGCCGGTGGAGAGAGACGACATCAAGCTGCGACAAATCGGCCATTTCTATAAAGCCGATCCCGAATTCGGCACCCGGATCGCCGAAGGACTTGGATTGTCGGTAGCGGATGAGGTATAA
- the glgP gene encoding alpha-glucan family phosphorylase, whose translation MSEKNLPSVAYFSMEYGLHSDFKMYAGGLGILAGDYIKGAKDINAPIIPIGLKWKQGYTDQRIDANGNPYDSYHNYVYDFLEDTGVKVTVKIRGLDVVCKVWKTEHFGNNPLYLLDTDIPENADAWITGQLYGWFGEERIAQEIVLGIGGVKALRALEIPVDVYHFNEGHAALAAVELIREKMAGGDTFEEAWKATRQEVVFTTHTPIKEGNESHPLSRLEYMGAFNGLTRSQMERIGGEPFNMTVAGLRLSRISNGVAKLHAETANKMWKEVPGRSPIIAITNAIHTPTWVDERITRAYEEDGDLWSVHAEIKSELIEFIEERSGIRLNEDNLLIGFSRRAAPYKRSDLIFSRPDIIESYLESGKVQIVFSGKAHPLDDNGKKIVSNLVSMMKKYPKSVVFLENYDMTIGAMLTRGSDVWLNNPRRPLEASGTSGMKAAMNGVLNCSILDGWWPEACIDGENGWQIGDGFETTDFELLDSHDSEALYDTLLNRVLPTYYENREKWTQMMRRSIETTRNEFATKRMLEEYYGKMYIPS comes from the coding sequence TTGAGTGAGAAGAACTTACCGTCAGTCGCTTATTTCAGCATGGAGTACGGTCTGCATTCCGATTTCAAAATGTACGCCGGAGGGCTCGGCATTCTGGCCGGCGATTACATTAAAGGTGCCAAGGACATCAATGCCCCAATCATTCCCATAGGCCTGAAATGGAAGCAGGGCTACACCGACCAGAGAATCGACGCGAACGGCAATCCGTATGATTCCTATCACAACTATGTTTACGATTTTCTCGAAGATACCGGCGTTAAAGTAACCGTCAAAATCCGCGGCCTAGACGTAGTATGCAAAGTATGGAAGACGGAGCATTTCGGCAACAATCCGCTCTATCTGCTGGATACGGACATTCCAGAGAACGCCGACGCCTGGATTACAGGCCAGCTGTACGGCTGGTTCGGGGAAGAACGGATCGCCCAGGAAATCGTACTCGGCATCGGCGGGGTAAAGGCCCTGCGTGCGCTGGAAATCCCGGTGGATGTGTATCATTTTAACGAAGGGCATGCCGCGCTGGCGGCGGTAGAACTGATCCGCGAAAAAATGGCCGGCGGCGATACCTTCGAAGAAGCCTGGAAAGCGACCCGGCAGGAGGTTGTATTCACCACGCATACCCCAATCAAAGAAGGCAACGAGTCGCATCCGCTCAGCCGTCTGGAGTATATGGGCGCCTTCAACGGGCTGACCCGCAGCCAGATGGAGCGCATCGGCGGAGAGCCGTTCAACATGACTGTCGCCGGTCTGCGCCTCTCACGCATTTCCAACGGGGTAGCCAAGCTCCATGCAGAGACTGCGAATAAAATGTGGAAGGAAGTCCCCGGCCGCTCACCGATCATTGCAATCACCAATGCCATTCATACACCCACTTGGGTGGATGAACGCATCACCAGAGCCTACGAAGAGGACGGGGATCTTTGGAGCGTTCATGCGGAGATTAAGAGCGAGTTGATCGAGTTTATCGAGGAGCGCTCAGGCATCCGGCTGAATGAGGATAATCTGCTGATCGGCTTCTCGCGCAGGGCCGCCCCTTACAAGCGAAGCGATCTCATCTTCTCGCGTCCCGACATTATCGAGTCCTATCTCGAATCGGGCAAAGTGCAGATCGTCTTCTCCGGCAAGGCGCATCCGCTTGACGACAACGGCAAAAAAATCGTCAGCAACCTGGTCTCCATGATGAAAAAGTATCCGAAAAGCGTCGTATTCCTGGAGAACTACGATATGACGATCGGGGCGATGCTGACGCGCGGTTCCGACGTGTGGCTCAACAATCCGCGCAGACCGCTGGAAGCGAGCGGCACCTCCGGCATGAAGGCCGCCATGAACGGCGTACTCAACTGCTCCATTCTCGATGGCTGGTGGCCCGAAGCCTGCATCGATGGTGAGAACGGCTGGCAGATCGGCGACGGCTTCGAGACGACCGATTTCGAGCTGCTGGACAGTCATGACAGCGAGGCGCTGTATGATACGCTTCTGAACCGCGTCCTGCCGACGTATTACGAGAACCGCGAGAAATGGACGCAGATGATGCGCCGAAGCATTGAGACGACTCGCAACGAATTCGCGACCAAGCGCATGCTGGAGGAATACTACGGCAAAATGTACATCCCCTCCTGA
- the rbsK gene encoding ribokinase yields the protein MIVVVGSLNMDMTVRTGRAPGPGETLLGKSFALSPGGKGGNQAVAAARLGGEVTMIGCVGQDAFGREMLEVLRGEHINTRHIAELAEQSTGVASIVVEEDGENRIIVVPGANLALSAEDIAGLESVIGEAEVLVLQLEMDLNMVEHAAGIARKHGVPVILNPAPARELGDGLLSLVTYLTPNETEAEILSGITVDSIDSAREAAGILLHKGVQHVIMTLGSKGALVVNKNGSVHIPGFPVQPVDTVAAGDSFNGALALQLAKGRMLEEAVVFANAVGALAVGKVGAIASLPYIEEVERFLEETVQSGKEQ from the coding sequence ATGATCGTAGTGGTTGGAAGCTTGAATATGGATATGACAGTTCGAACCGGACGTGCTCCGGGTCCCGGCGAAACCCTGCTTGGCAAGAGCTTTGCGCTATCCCCCGGGGGAAAAGGGGGTAATCAGGCCGTAGCGGCGGCCCGGCTGGGAGGGGAAGTCACGATGATCGGCTGCGTGGGACAGGATGCCTTCGGCCGCGAGATGTTGGAGGTTCTGCGAGGGGAACACATAAATACCCGGCACATCGCTGAACTTGCCGAACAGTCGACGGGGGTCGCCTCCATCGTCGTAGAGGAAGACGGGGAGAACCGGATCATTGTTGTGCCTGGGGCGAATCTTGCTCTCTCAGCGGAGGATATCGCTGGCCTGGAGTCCGTGATCGGCGAAGCCGAAGTGCTGGTGCTGCAGCTGGAGATGGATCTGAACATGGTGGAACATGCCGCAGGCATCGCGCGCAAGCACGGGGTTCCGGTCATCCTAAATCCGGCACCGGCCCGGGAGCTTGGTGACGGGCTACTGTCGCTCGTTACCTATCTCACGCCCAATGAGACGGAAGCGGAGATACTGTCAGGGATCACTGTGGACAGTATCGACAGCGCCCGGGAAGCCGCGGGGATTCTGCTGCATAAAGGCGTTCAGCATGTGATTATGACGCTCGGTTCGAAAGGGGCACTGGTTGTGAACAAGAACGGTTCGGTCCATATTCCCGGATTTCCCGTTCAGCCGGTGGACACCGTTGCGGCGGGGGATTCTTTCAACGGCGCGCTTGCCCTTCAATTGGCAAAGGGCAGAATGCTGGAAGAAGCCGTCGTCTTCGCAAACGCCGTCGGCGCGCTCGCCGTAGGCAAAGTTGGCGCGATTGCGTCTTTGCCGTACATAGAAGAAGTCGAACGTTTCCTGGAGGAGACGGTGCAGAGCGGCAAGGAGCAATAG
- the aroD gene encoding type I 3-dehydroquinate dehydratase, whose product MSGTVTVKQVVIGEGEPKICVPMVGVTAAQLKEEAEALKPLDLDVVEWRVDFFEQVEDIEAVKTALVGIRSVLPDLPLLFTFRSAKEGGEKEIGTEYYAALNQAIAETGLVDMIDVELFTGDETVKTLIDGAHKQGVFVIISNHDFHKTPDKEEIISRLRKAQELGGDIPKIAVMPNSPADVLTLLEATHIMKEKYADRPIITMSMSGIGVVSRLSGEVFGSALTFGAAKKASAPGQVAVSELRNVLSLLHRSL is encoded by the coding sequence ATGAGCGGCACAGTCACCGTAAAACAAGTCGTCATCGGCGAAGGCGAGCCGAAAATTTGCGTTCCCATGGTCGGCGTAACAGCCGCCCAACTGAAGGAAGAGGCCGAAGCGCTGAAGCCGCTGGATCTTGATGTGGTGGAATGGCGGGTGGATTTCTTTGAGCAGGTGGAGGACATCGAAGCGGTTAAAACGGCGCTCGTCGGCATCCGTTCCGTTCTTCCCGATCTTCCGCTGTTGTTCACGTTCCGCAGCGCCAAAGAAGGCGGGGAGAAGGAAATCGGCACGGAGTATTACGCAGCGCTTAATCAAGCGATTGCCGAGACAGGACTGGTCGATATGATTGATGTTGAATTGTTTACGGGCGATGAGACGGTTAAGACACTTATCGATGGAGCGCACAAGCAAGGAGTCTTTGTCATTATTTCCAACCATGATTTCCATAAGACGCCGGACAAAGAGGAAATCATCTCCCGCTTGCGGAAAGCACAGGAGCTTGGCGGTGATATCCCCAAGATTGCGGTGATGCCGAACAGTCCGGCTGACGTGCTGACCTTGCTTGAAGCAACCCATATAATGAAAGAAAAATATGCCGACCGCCCGATTATAACGATGTCCATGTCGGGAATCGGCGTCGTCAGCCGTCTAAGCGGAGAAGTGTTCGGGTCCGCCCTGACGTTCGGCGCGGCGAAGAAGGCGTCTGCGCCAGGGCAGGTTGCGGTAAGCGAGCTTCGAAACGTACTGTCCCTGCTGCACCGCAGCCTTTAA